The proteins below are encoded in one region of Peribacillus muralis:
- the tsaE gene encoding tRNA (adenosine(37)-N6)-threonylcarbamoyltransferase complex ATPase subunit type 1 TsaE produces MQHVEWISQNEEETALFAQKLAIRLSSSDVLALEGDLGAGKTAFTKGLAKGLGVSRMVNSPTFTIIKEYMGRLPLYHMDVYRVSESEEDLGFDEYFEGDGVTVVEWAHLIKDQLPDEILTIYIYRLGDSSRRIVLEPKGERYVTICKEII; encoded by the coding sequence ATGCAGCATGTTGAATGGATTTCTCAAAATGAAGAAGAAACGGCTCTTTTTGCACAGAAGCTGGCCATAAGGCTATCAAGCAGTGATGTATTGGCTTTGGAAGGTGACTTGGGTGCAGGTAAAACGGCATTCACGAAAGGGCTGGCTAAAGGGTTAGGCGTTTCCAGAATGGTAAACAGCCCGACTTTTACGATAATAAAGGAATACATGGGGCGATTGCCTTTATATCATATGGATGTATACCGGGTAAGTGAATCCGAAGAAGATTTAGGCTTTGATGAATATTTTGAAGGTGATGGCGTGACTGTCGTTGAATGGGCCCACCTGATAAAGGATCAGCTTCCTGATGAAATCTTGACCATCTATATTTATCGTCTCGGTGATTCCAGCAGGCGGATTGTACTTGAACCTAAAGGCGAACGATATGTAACGATATGTAAGGAGATTATTTGA
- the tsaB gene encoding tRNA (adenosine(37)-N6)-threonylcarbamoyltransferase complex dimerization subunit type 1 TsaB produces the protein MRVLAIDTSNFTLGIALVDESQVIGEYTTNLKKNHSVRVMPAIQTLLKDCDTAPKDLTKIVVAKGPGSYTGVRIGVTIAKTLAWTLQIPLSGVSSLEVLAANGRYFNGLISPLFDARRGQVYTGLYDMENNLLKTVIEDCNILSSEWAKRLKDLNRPILFVGQDTDIHREAIEEALGDLAVFAPIQSFNSRPSELAFLGLDKTEEDIHQFVPNYIRMAEAEAKWLEQQGK, from the coding sequence ATGAGAGTTTTAGCGATAGATACATCGAACTTCACATTAGGGATTGCTCTTGTGGACGAGAGTCAGGTAATTGGCGAGTACACGACAAATTTAAAGAAAAATCATTCGGTTCGGGTCATGCCGGCTATCCAGACCCTGCTCAAGGATTGTGATACTGCTCCAAAGGATTTGACCAAAATTGTGGTCGCGAAGGGGCCAGGTTCATATACAGGTGTAAGGATTGGTGTGACGATTGCCAAGACCTTGGCTTGGACGCTCCAAATTCCTTTATCAGGCGTATCGAGCCTGGAAGTGTTAGCAGCTAATGGACGCTATTTTAACGGGCTTATTTCTCCCTTGTTCGATGCAAGAAGAGGCCAGGTTTATACCGGGTTATACGATATGGAAAATAATCTGTTGAAAACGGTGATCGAAGATTGTAATATCTTATCCTCTGAATGGGCGAAACGATTGAAGGATTTGAATCGCCCCATTTTATTTGTCGGTCAAGACACGGATATCCATCGAGAGGCAATCGAGGAAGCATTGGGTGATTTAGCGGTATTTGCCCCGATACAGTCTTTCAACTCAAGACCTAGTGAGCTGGCCTTCCTTGGCCTTGATAAGACCGAGGAGGATATTCACCAGTTTGTACCGAACTATATACGCATGGCTGAAGCAGAAGCTAAGTGGCTTGAACAGCAGGGGAAATAA
- the rimI gene encoding ribosomal protein S18-alanine N-acetyltransferase yields the protein MSKTMTFRKMKTEDIDQVLHVETQSFTLPWSREAFYNELNHNQYAVYMVIEDEGKIAGYCGAWIVIDESHITNIAILPEYRGQKLGEALLRKMIEISIAMGVVRMTLEVRVSNGVAISLYEKLGFQKGGIRKNYYTDNLEDAYVMWVNFA from the coding sequence ATGAGTAAAACAATGACGTTCCGAAAGATGAAAACGGAAGATATCGATCAAGTGCTGCACGTGGAAACCCAGTCCTTTACTTTGCCTTGGAGCCGGGAAGCTTTTTATAATGAATTGAATCATAATCAATATGCCGTATACATGGTGATCGAGGACGAGGGGAAAATTGCCGGTTATTGCGGCGCATGGATCGTCATCGATGAATCGCACATTACCAATATTGCCATTCTGCCTGAATATCGCGGGCAAAAGCTTGGGGAAGCCTTGCTCAGGAAGATGATTGAAATCTCCATTGCCATGGGTGTGGTGAGGATGACGCTTGAAGTTCGTGTCAGTAATGGAGTGGCCATTTCCCTTTATGAAAAGCTAGGTTTTCAAAAGGGTGGAATACGGAAAAATTATTATACAGATAATTTAGAAGATGCTTATGTTATGTGGGTGAATTTTGCATGA
- the tsaD gene encoding tRNA (adenosine(37)-N6)-threonylcarbamoyltransferase complex transferase subunit TsaD, producing the protein MKTDQLILGIETSCDETAAAVIKNGTEILSNVVASQIESHKRFGGVVPEIASRHHVEQITIVLEEALLRAGVSYEDLDAIAVTEGPGLVGALLIGVNAAKAVAFAHGIPIVGIHHIAGHIYANRLIQEIEYPALSLVVSGGHTELVLLEEPGSFKVIGETRDDAAGEAYDKVARTLGLPYPGGPHIDRLAQMGSPSLKLPRAWLEGSYDFSFSGLKSAVINTLHNAEQRGEKIEPEDLAASFQASVIEVLVVKAVKAAKEYKVKQVLLAGGVAANKGLREALTDAFLELPIDLSIPPLYLCTDNAAMIGAAGSVMFEKGKRSGMDLNGNPGLDIEV; encoded by the coding sequence ATGAAAACAGATCAACTTATATTAGGAATTGAAACGAGCTGCGATGAAACCGCGGCTGCGGTCATCAAAAATGGAACAGAGATATTAAGCAATGTCGTGGCTTCACAAATAGAAAGCCATAAACGTTTTGGCGGGGTCGTCCCTGAAATAGCCTCGCGTCATCATGTAGAGCAGATAACGATCGTACTTGAAGAAGCCCTGCTTCGGGCAGGTGTAAGCTATGAGGATTTGGATGCCATTGCTGTCACGGAGGGACCTGGTTTAGTGGGGGCGCTCCTGATAGGTGTGAATGCGGCTAAAGCTGTGGCTTTCGCACATGGAATACCGATTGTCGGGATACACCATATTGCCGGTCATATTTATGCGAATCGACTTATTCAGGAAATTGAATACCCTGCACTATCTTTGGTCGTTTCAGGGGGTCATACCGAATTGGTCCTTTTGGAAGAACCAGGCTCCTTCAAGGTGATAGGGGAGACGCGTGATGATGCAGCAGGAGAAGCTTATGACAAAGTGGCCCGGACTTTGGGGCTTCCTTATCCAGGAGGGCCGCATATCGATAGGCTCGCCCAAATGGGCTCACCTTCATTGAAGCTTCCACGGGCGTGGCTGGAAGGCAGCTATGACTTTTCCTTCAGCGGATTGAAATCCGCCGTGATCAACACTTTGCATAATGCAGAACAGCGAGGGGAAAAGATTGAACCTGAAGATTTGGCTGCCAGCTTCCAGGCAAGCGTTATAGAAGTGCTCGTCGTGAAGGCTGTGAAGGCTGCTAAAGAATATAAGGTTAAACAGGTGTTGCTTGCAGGGGGAGTGGCGGCGAATAAAGGCCTGAGGGAAGCGCTAACGGATGCTTTCTTGGAGTTGCCTATCGACCTATCCATCCCTCCCCTCTATCTTTGCACGGACAATGCGGCCATGATTGGAGCTGCTGGCAGTGTAATGTTCGAAAAGGGGAAGCGCTCCGGAATGGATTTGAACGGAAACCCTGGATTGGATATAGAAGTGTAG
- a CDS encoding ABC-F family ATP-binding cassette domain-containing protein: protein MILLQINQLSKYYGAELILSNMKLEVQNKDRIALVGRNGAGKSTLLKIIAGQLSHDGGEIIKPKGVTIGYMAQDTGLESELTIWDEMLTVFKDLIDQEKELRRLEADMARPDVFEDEVVYQKVLNEYDALMVAFKEKGGYQYEADIRSVLHGLQFADFDYSTLISTLSGGQKTRLALGKLLLRKPDILILDEPTNHLDIETLSWLEQYLQSYQGAVLIVSHDRYFLDKVVNQVYEISRNNMKKYYGNYSSYLEGKAEDYERDMKLFEKQQGEIEKLRDFVQRNITRASTTKRAQSRRKQLEKMDVLDKPQGDEKSANFSFQIEKQSGNEVLHLQDLAIGYEDETVSKNINSRMTKGESIALVGPNGVGKSTLLKTIISKLPARAGSFRFGTNVEVSYYDQEQANLISNKRVLNELWDDYPLKPEKDIRTVLGNFLFSGDDVLKTVSTLSGGEKARLALAKMMMEKGNFLILDEPTNHLDLDSKLVLENALIDYPGTILFVSHDRYFINRIATKVIELSKDGNEEFLGDYDYYVEKKQEQAEIKALEQENQAKTVNVAVEKTNYKIDKEAKKAERQRKRRIEEIEAAMEQLEAEINECNELLCDPNVFQDHEKVMEVQTKLDQAQETLDQLLEEWAELEE from the coding sequence ATGATTTTATTACAAATCAATCAACTATCAAAATATTACGGAGCTGAACTTATTTTATCAAACATGAAGCTCGAAGTTCAAAATAAAGATCGAATTGCCCTTGTCGGGCGGAACGGCGCGGGTAAATCGACGCTGCTGAAAATCATAGCCGGGCAACTATCGCATGATGGCGGTGAAATCATCAAGCCAAAAGGTGTCACCATCGGTTACATGGCACAAGATACTGGCCTCGAATCCGAGTTAACCATCTGGGATGAAATGCTGACCGTATTCAAGGATCTTATCGATCAAGAGAAGGAACTGCGCCGCCTTGAGGCTGATATGGCCAGGCCAGATGTATTCGAGGATGAAGTCGTTTACCAAAAAGTGCTCAATGAATATGACGCGTTGATGGTCGCCTTCAAGGAAAAAGGCGGCTACCAGTATGAAGCGGATATCCGTTCCGTACTGCATGGCCTTCAGTTTGCTGATTTTGACTACTCCACCCTGATTTCCACATTAAGCGGAGGGCAAAAAACGAGGCTTGCGTTAGGGAAGCTGTTGTTAAGGAAACCTGATATATTGATCCTGGATGAACCGACGAACCATTTGGATATCGAAACACTCTCCTGGCTGGAACAATATTTACAGAGCTATCAAGGAGCTGTCCTTATCGTTTCCCATGACCGGTATTTTCTCGATAAAGTGGTCAATCAGGTCTATGAAATTTCCCGGAATAATATGAAAAAGTACTATGGCAATTATAGTTCTTATCTGGAGGGAAAAGCCGAGGATTATGAGCGGGACATGAAGCTGTTCGAGAAACAACAGGGGGAAATCGAAAAGCTCCGCGACTTTGTCCAACGGAACATCACAAGGGCCTCAACCACGAAAAGGGCCCAAAGCAGGCGCAAACAGCTTGAAAAGATGGATGTGCTGGACAAGCCGCAAGGTGATGAGAAATCTGCCAATTTTTCATTTCAGATTGAGAAACAAAGCGGGAACGAAGTGCTCCACCTCCAGGACTTGGCGATCGGTTACGAGGATGAAACGGTCTCAAAAAACATAAACTCTCGGATGACGAAAGGGGAAAGTATTGCGCTAGTCGGCCCGAACGGCGTTGGAAAATCGACACTGCTGAAGACAATCATCTCTAAGTTGCCTGCACGTGCCGGTTCTTTCCGCTTCGGAACGAACGTCGAGGTCAGCTACTACGATCAGGAACAGGCCAACCTGATTTCCAATAAACGCGTACTCAATGAATTATGGGATGACTATCCCCTTAAACCGGAAAAGGATATCCGCACGGTTCTCGGGAATTTCCTTTTTAGCGGTGACGATGTTTTGAAAACCGTGTCCACTTTAAGCGGCGGGGAGAAAGCCCGGCTGGCGCTCGCCAAGATGATGATGGAAAAAGGGAATTTCTTGATACTGGATGAGCCAACGAACCATCTGGATCTCGACAGTAAATTGGTGCTTGAAAATGCACTGATCGATTATCCGGGTACGATTCTCTTCGTCTCACATGATCGATATTTCATAAATCGCATAGCCACGAAGGTCATCGAACTCTCCAAGGATGGCAACGAGGAATTCCTCGGTGATTATGATTACTATGTAGAGAAAAAACAGGAGCAAGCGGAGATCAAGGCGCTTGAACAGGAAAATCAAGCGAAAACAGTAAATGTGGCTGTCGAAAAAACGAATTACAAGATCGATAAGGAAGCAAAAAAGGCTGAACGCCAAAGAAAGCGGCGGATAGAGGAAATCGAGGCGGCCATGGAGCAGCTTGAAGCCGAAATAAACGAATGCAATGAACTTCTTTGCGATCCAAATGTTTTCCAGGACCATGAAAAAGTGATGGAGGTCCAAACAAAGCTCGATCAAGCACAAGAAACTTTGGATCAGCTTCTTGAAGAATGGGCAGAATTGGAAGAATGA
- the moaC gene encoding cyclic pyranopterin monophosphate synthase MoaC gives MADLTHFNEQGRAKMVDVSAKPETTRTATARSSILVNAEIYEAIINQNMKKGDVLAVAQVAGIMASKNTSNIIPMCHPIALLGVNIAFDWEKEQQGYRLGIETEAKTKGSTGVEMEALTAASVTALTVYDMCKALDKGMVIGPTFLVEKTGGVSSSDYRRQVNQTNRD, from the coding sequence ATGGCAGACTTGACGCATTTCAATGAACAAGGCAGGGCCAAAATGGTCGACGTGAGTGCCAAGCCGGAAACGACCCGGACGGCAACGGCTCGTTCGAGCATTTTAGTGAACGCTGAAATATATGAAGCGATCATCAACCAGAATATGAAAAAGGGTGATGTATTGGCTGTCGCGCAAGTTGCGGGCATCATGGCCAGCAAGAATACGTCCAATATCATCCCGATGTGCCATCCCATTGCACTGCTGGGCGTCAATATAGCCTTTGATTGGGAAAAGGAACAACAGGGATATCGCCTTGGGATTGAAACGGAAGCTAAGACCAAAGGGAGTACAGGTGTGGAAATGGAAGCGTTAACAGCTGCATCCGTCACTGCCCTAACTGTATATGACATGTGTAAGGCCTTGGATAAGGGCATGGTGATCGGGCCTACATTCTTAGTTGAGAAAACAGGTGGAGTATCCAGCAGCGATTATAGAAGACAAGTAAATCAAACAAATAGAGATTGA
- a CDS encoding redox-sensing transcriptional repressor Rex: protein MMNHDPKIPQATAKRLPLYYRFLKNLHSSGKQRVSSAELSEAVKVDSATIRRDFSYFGALGKKGYGYNVNYLLSFFRKTLDQDELTKVALIGVGNLGTAFLNYNFIKNNNTKIEMAFEVSEDKVGKQIADVPIYHMDQIDTLLQENNITAAILTVPAQVAQTITDRLVKADIKGILNFTPARLTVPPSIRVHHIDLAVELQSLIYFLKHYPVVEEAAVEE from the coding sequence ATGATGAACCATGACCCAAAGATACCGCAGGCAACTGCCAAAAGGCTGCCACTGTACTATCGATTTTTAAAAAACTTACACTCCTCGGGAAAACAAAGAGTTTCCTCGGCAGAGCTAAGCGAAGCTGTAAAAGTGGATTCTGCTACCATTCGTCGCGACTTTTCCTACTTTGGCGCGCTTGGGAAAAAAGGCTACGGCTACAATGTAAATTATTTATTATCCTTCTTTAGAAAAACACTGGACCAAGATGAACTGACGAAAGTCGCTTTAATCGGGGTAGGGAATTTAGGGACCGCGTTCCTGAATTACAATTTCATAAAAAATAATAATACAAAGATTGAAATGGCATTTGAAGTTTCGGAAGACAAGGTTGGAAAGCAAATAGCCGATGTGCCGATCTATCATATGGATCAAATCGATACACTATTGCAGGAAAATAATATAACGGCTGCCATATTGACAGTCCCTGCACAAGTGGCGCAAACGATCACCGATCGCCTGGTCAAAGCCGACATTAAAGGGATATTGAATTTCACGCCTGCAAGGCTGACGGTACCCCCATCCATAAGGGTGCACCATATTGACCTTGCAGTGGAGCTCCAATCGCTCATCTACTTTTTGAAGCATTATCCGGTAGTGGAAGAAGCTGCAGTGGAAGAATGA
- a CDS encoding YdiK family protein: MKRQSPLFIGIIYAGLGVLFTGIAVQTVNSSGWGIFAYILVLIATLDFGSGLRMIMVHFKIKAAQKNKKK, translated from the coding sequence ATGAAACGACAATCACCATTATTCATCGGAATCATTTATGCTGGCTTAGGTGTCCTTTTTACGGGAATTGCGGTTCAAACCGTCAATTCCTCTGGATGGGGAATCTTCGCCTACATACTTGTCCTTATTGCGACGCTTGATTTCGGATCGGGCCTAAGGATGATCATGGTCCATTTTAAGATCAAGGCCGCGCAAAAAAATAAGAAAAAATAA
- a CDS encoding CPBP family intramembrane glutamic endopeptidase, which translates to MKKEYWFVIITYIAMQLSSIVGIPIFMLIGASSGMNADELEQKSAAYWIVFSFFVALALILFLMRKDMKEKMDTSNQASVRTSILWAIAGVFLALTAQAVAGIIEQSLGVQRESENTQQLIAIIYKVPMVIFVTSVIAPILEEIIFRKIIFGSLHKRFNFFISAVLSSVIFGLAHGELEHLLLYTAMGLTFAYLYAKTGRILVSMSAHIAMNTLVIIIQVVNREQIEKMLDTAQAFIGGLL; encoded by the coding sequence TTGAAAAAAGAATATTGGTTCGTCATCATCACTTACATTGCCATGCAATTATCCAGTATTGTCGGGATACCCATTTTCATGCTGATAGGGGCTTCAAGCGGTATGAATGCTGATGAGCTTGAGCAAAAGTCTGCAGCATACTGGATCGTATTCAGCTTTTTCGTCGCATTAGCCTTGATTCTTTTTTTAATGAGAAAAGATATGAAGGAAAAAATGGACACAAGCAACCAAGCCTCCGTTCGCACATCCATCTTATGGGCGATAGCAGGAGTCTTCCTGGCATTAACTGCTCAAGCGGTTGCTGGAATCATTGAGCAAAGTCTTGGCGTACAGCGTGAATCCGAAAATACGCAGCAGCTCATTGCAATCATTTACAAAGTCCCCATGGTCATTTTCGTCACTTCAGTAATTGCACCAATCTTGGAAGAAATCATTTTCCGGAAGATCATTTTCGGATCACTTCATAAACGGTTTAACTTCTTCATTTCCGCTGTACTCAGCTCGGTTATTTTCGGCTTGGCGCATGGTGAATTGGAGCATCTTCTTTTATATACGGCAATGGGGTTGACCTTTGCTTATCTTTATGCGAAAACAGGCCGCATCCTCGTGTCCATGAGCGCACATATTGCGATGAATACGCTTGTTATCATCATACAAGTCGTGAATCGCGAGCAAATTGAGAAGATGCTGGATACTGCACAAGCCTTCATCGGAGGTTTATTATGA
- the groES gene encoding co-chaperone GroES: MLKPLGDRVIIELVQSEEKTASGIVLPDTAQEKPQEGKVVAVGTGRVLENGERVALEVAQGDLIIFSKYAGTEVKYENTEYLILRESDILAVIG; this comes from the coding sequence TTGTTAAAACCATTAGGTGATCGCGTTATTATTGAACTAGTTCAATCTGAAGAAAAAACGGCAAGCGGTATTGTTCTTCCTGATACTGCACAAGAAAAGCCACAAGAAGGTAAGGTAGTAGCAGTCGGTACTGGCCGTGTCCTTGAAAATGGCGAACGTGTTGCTTTAGAGGTTGCCCAAGGCGATCTAATTATCTTCTCAAAATATGCAGGTACTGAAGTTAAATACGAAAATACCGAATACTTAATTTTACGTGAAAGCGACATTTTGGCTGTTATCGGCTAA
- the groL gene encoding chaperonin GroEL (60 kDa chaperone family; promotes refolding of misfolded polypeptides especially under stressful conditions; forms two stacked rings of heptamers to form a barrel-shaped 14mer; ends can be capped by GroES; misfolded proteins enter the barrel where they are refolded when GroES binds): MAKEIKFSEEARRSMLRGVDALADAVKVTLGPKGRNVVLEKKFGSPLITNDGVTIAKEIELEDAFENMGAKLVAEVASKTNDVAGDGTTTATVLAQAMIREGLKNVTAGANPMGIRKGIEKAVNSAIAELKAISQPVENKESIAQVAAISSADEEVGQLIAEAMERVGNDGVITIEESKGFTTELDVVEGMQFDRGYASPYMVTDSDKMEAVLENPYILITDKKITNIQEILPVLEQVVQQGKPLLLIAEDVEGEALATLVVNKLRGTFNAVAVKAPGFGDRRKAMLEDIAALTGGEVITEEIGLDLKTATIDSLGRASKVVVTKENTTIVEGSGDTAQIQARVNQIRVQLEETTSEFDREKLQERLAKLAGGVAVIKVGAATETELKERKLRIEDALNSTRAAVEEGIVAGGGTALLNVYNKIAEIQAEGDVATGVKIVLRAIEEPVRQIAHNAGLEGSVIVERLKGEAVGTGFNAATGEWVNMIASGIVDPTKVTRSALQNAGSVAAMFLTTEAVVADKPEPAGAGGMGMPDMGGMGGMGGMM; the protein is encoded by the coding sequence ATGGCTAAAGAAATCAAATTTAGTGAAGAAGCACGCCGCTCCATGCTTCGTGGTGTGGATGCACTTGCAGATGCAGTGAAAGTAACGCTTGGACCAAAAGGCCGTAACGTGGTTCTTGAGAAAAAATTCGGTTCGCCGCTTATCACGAATGACGGTGTGACGATCGCTAAAGAAATCGAACTGGAAGATGCATTCGAAAACATGGGTGCGAAACTGGTTGCTGAAGTAGCAAGCAAAACAAACGACGTAGCTGGTGACGGTACAACGACTGCAACGGTTCTAGCGCAAGCGATGATCCGTGAAGGGTTGAAAAACGTTACAGCTGGTGCGAACCCAATGGGTATCCGCAAAGGGATCGAAAAAGCGGTCAACTCTGCCATCGCAGAATTGAAAGCCATTTCCCAACCTGTCGAAAACAAGGAATCGATTGCACAAGTTGCTGCCATCTCTTCAGCTGATGAAGAAGTGGGCCAACTGATTGCCGAAGCGATGGAGCGCGTTGGTAACGACGGCGTCATCACGATCGAGGAGTCCAAAGGTTTCACGACAGAATTGGACGTAGTAGAAGGTATGCAGTTCGATCGCGGATATGCCTCTCCTTACATGGTTACTGATTCAGATAAAATGGAAGCGGTCCTTGAAAATCCATATATCTTGATCACTGACAAAAAAATTACGAATATCCAAGAAATCCTTCCTGTACTTGAGCAAGTGGTACAACAAGGAAAACCGCTATTATTGATTGCTGAAGATGTAGAAGGCGAAGCACTTGCAACTCTTGTAGTGAACAAACTTCGTGGAACATTCAATGCAGTTGCGGTTAAAGCACCTGGTTTCGGTGACCGTCGTAAAGCAATGCTGGAAGACATCGCAGCTCTTACAGGCGGCGAAGTGATCACTGAAGAAATCGGACTCGACCTTAAAACTGCAACAATCGATTCTCTAGGCCGTGCGTCTAAAGTGGTTGTTACAAAAGAAAACACAACGATCGTTGAAGGATCTGGGGATACAGCGCAAATTCAAGCTCGTGTAAACCAAATCCGTGTTCAATTGGAAGAAACGACTTCTGAATTCGACCGTGAAAAATTACAAGAACGCCTTGCTAAATTAGCTGGCGGTGTAGCGGTAATCAAAGTCGGTGCAGCTACAGAAACAGAATTAAAAGAACGTAAACTTCGTATTGAAGATGCATTGAACTCCACTCGTGCCGCTGTTGAAGAAGGTATCGTAGCCGGTGGTGGTACAGCACTTCTTAACGTATACAATAAAATCGCTGAAATCCAAGCGGAAGGCGACGTAGCAACAGGCGTGAAAATCGTCCTTCGTGCAATCGAAGAGCCTGTACGCCAAATCGCTCACAACGCTGGACTTGAAGGCTCTGTAATCGTTGAACGCCTAAAAGGCGAAGCGGTAGGCACTGGCTTCAACGCAGCTACTGGCGAATGGGTCAACATGATCGCATCCGGTATCGTCGATCCAACTAAAGTAACTCGTTCAGCTCTACAAAACGCTGGATCAGTTGCAGCCATGTTCCTAACAACAGAAGCTGTCGTTGCGGACAAACCAGAACCAGCAGGCGCTGGCGGCATGGGCATGCCTGACATGGGCGGCATGGGTGGAATGGGCGGCATGATGTAA
- a CDS encoding GNAT family N-acetyltransferase: MLSLRNVQATDLEQLLSIENEGFSMEEAATKKAFVDRIKLISDTFIVAEKEGKILGYINGPIIDLPYITDDLFEEIKENPKTGGYQSILGLAVSKKARNLGIAKTLLEKMESLVDENDRKGITLTCKQELVPFYEKLGFVSHGLSESQHGGASWFNLVKFREDKN; encoded by the coding sequence ATGCTTTCTTTAAGAAATGTTCAAGCTACGGATTTAGAACAGCTTTTATCCATTGAGAATGAAGGCTTTTCAATGGAAGAAGCTGCCACAAAGAAAGCGTTTGTGGACAGGATCAAGCTGATATCCGACACCTTTATCGTGGCAGAAAAGGAAGGGAAAATCCTTGGTTATATTAATGGTCCCATCATTGATCTGCCTTATATAACGGATGATCTTTTTGAGGAAATCAAAGAGAATCCAAAAACAGGAGGATATCAGAGCATCCTAGGGTTAGCTGTGTCCAAGAAGGCTAGAAATCTGGGGATTGCGAAGACTTTATTGGAGAAAATGGAATCACTTGTAGATGAAAATGACAGAAAGGGAATCACTTTAACTTGTAAACAGGAATTAGTTCCTTTCTATGAAAAATTGGGATTTGTTAGCCATGGCCTGTCTGAATCGCAACATGGGGGAGCCAGCTGGTTCAACTTGGTCAAATTTAGAGAGGATAAGAATTGA